The segment TACGATGTTAAATTAGAAGAGGAAGAAGATTATGGCTTTTTATTTAGAAAACTGATTTTAAAACTATACCAGGAGTACAAAAATCCTGTCGTAGTGTTGGTGGATGAGTATGATAAACCGATCCTTGACAACATAGATGATACAGAAAAAGCCATCGAAATAAGGGAAGTCTTAAAAGACTTTTACAGCGTTTTAAAAGCTTCCGACCAATACTTAAAACTTGTATTTTTAACAGGGGTGTCAAGATTTTCAAAGGTCTCTATATTCAGTGGTTTAAATCAACTTCAAGATATTACCCTATCCCCTGCCTTTGCAACTATCTGTGGATACACCCAATCAGAACTTGAGACCGTATTTGTAGACAGGTTGGAAGGGGTAGACTTAGAAAAGCTAAGATACTGGTATAACGGCTACAGCTGGCTTGGAGATAAAGTTTACAATCCATTTGATGTTTTGTTATTTCTAAATGAAAAGATATTTAGACCCTACTGGTTTGAGACGGGAACACCTACATTTTTGGTTAAACTGTTAAAACAAAAAAAATATTATCTACCACAAGTAGAAGAGTTAGAAGTAGGAGAGGAGCTGCTATCCAACCTTGATATAGACTACATATATCCTGAAAATCTTTTATTCCAGGCTGGCTATCTGACGATAAAAGAAACCAACCAAATATTAGGCAGATGGTACTACAAACTAACCTATCCAAACTTTGAAGTAAAAACAAGCTTCAACAACGCATTTTTAACCCATCTAACACCACCACCTTTGAAGGATGCAACAGAACTACAAATAATAAAAGCTATAGATAAAAATGACCTGGAAAAGCTAAAAGATACCCTATACAGTTTTTTTGCAAGTATACCAAACGATTGGTATAGGAAAAACGATTTAGACAGCTACGAGGGATTTTACGCTTCGGTAGTGTATGCACTTTTCACAGGAAGTGGATTAAATACAAGATCGGAAGACACGACAAATTTAGAGAAAATAGATTTGACGGTACTCTATCAGGACAGAGCCTATATAATAGAGTTTAAAGTAGTAGAGAAAGACAGTGAAGGTAAGGCTTTAAGTCAGATAAAAGAGAAAAGGTATTATGAAAAATATACAGACAGTTGCCGTGAGATAAACCTGATTGGTATAGAGTTTAGCAGGGAAAAAAGGAATGTAGTTTATTTTGATTATGAAACGTTGAAACGTTAGAACGTTAAAACGTTGAACGTTGAACGTTGAACTTTGAACTTTGAACTTAGAAGGCTCTGTAACTAAGACTTTGTAAATCCATATTATGCAACATTTTTTATTTTAAAAAAACTTT is part of the Calditerrivibrio nitroreducens DSM 19672 genome and harbors:
- a CDS encoding ATP-binding protein translates to MKKLPIGISSLEKLIGENCYYVDKTYFVEKLVNSGSQFFLSRPRRFGKSLLVDTIKQAFLGNRELFKGLYLENNWDWKKKYPVIHIDFGGRNVKDVVLLKKWIMEQLKEHFNFYDVKLEEEEDYGFLFRKLILKLYQEYKNPVVVLVDEYDKPILDNIDDTEKAIEIREVLKDFYSVLKASDQYLKLVFLTGVSRFSKVSIFSGLNQLQDITLSPAFATICGYTQSELETVFVDRLEGVDLEKLRYWYNGYSWLGDKVYNPFDVLLFLNEKIFRPYWFETGTPTFLVKLLKQKKYYLPQVEELEVGEELLSNLDIDYIYPENLLFQAGYLTIKETNQILGRWYYKLTYPNFEVKTSFNNAFLTHLTPPPLKDATELQIIKAIDKNDLEKLKDTLYSFFASIPNDWYRKNDLDSYEGFYASVVYALFTGSGLNTRSEDTTNLEKIDLTVLYQDRAYIIEFKVVEKDSEGKALSQIKEKRYYEKYTDSCREINLIGIEFSREKRNVVYFDYETLKR